The following coding sequences lie in one Apium graveolens cultivar Ventura chromosome 3, ASM990537v1, whole genome shotgun sequence genomic window:
- the LOC141711336 gene encoding putative pectin methyltransferase QUA2, whose protein sequence is MSRPLHRGVSGGGRLSGSINDLWTDSQMKDKTEKDDIDKIRSDRSFLSLIFPFFQDSLPTKNSVGENGFVSDQFNPASTRKRNKLIMLFLKISLAVIIVLAITGSFWWTVSISTSSRGQIFHGYRRLQEQLVSDLLVIGELSSGTARFKDLEFCSDESENYVPCFNVSMNLELGFPKGEENDRHCGSSSLQNCLVLPPANYKIPLRWPTGQDVIWVSNVKITAQEVLSSGSLTKRMMMLEEDQISFRSASPMFDGVEDYSHQIAEMIGLRNESNFIQAGVRTILDIGCGYGSFGAHLFSKELLTMCLAEFEVSGSQVQLTLERGLPAMLGSLTSKQFPYPSLSFDMIHCARCGVDWDKKDGILLIEVDRVLRPGGYFVWTSPVTNTQGFLRNKEKEKRWNIILNLASGLCWELLSQQEETVVWKKTSLKKCYASRKSGSGPPLCSKRHDVETPYYGPLQTCIGGTQSRRWVSIKDRAPWPARSNLKSNEIQIYGLGLHPEDLAEDTLNWNSAVKNFWSLLSPLIFSDHPKRPGDEDPSPPYNMVRNVLDMNARFGGFNSALLEAGKSVWVMNVVPTTGPNYLPLILDRGFVGVLHDWCEAFPTYPRTYDMVHAEGLLSLETGQKRRCSMQDLFSEIDRLLRPEGWIILRDTTALIESARSLAPLLKWEARVVEIESNSDERLLVCQKPFFKRLAN, encoded by the exons ATGTCGAGGCCACTCCATCGGGGTGTGTCTGGTGGAGGGAGATTATCAGGGAGCATAAACGACTTGTGGACTGACTCTCAGATGAAAGACAAGACAGAGAAAGATGACATTGACAAAATTCGTTCTGATCGATCTTTTTTATCTCTTATATTTCCTTTTTTCCAAGATAGTTTACCTACCAAGAATAGTGTAGGTGAGAATGGTTTTGTATCTGATCAGTTCAATCCAGCGAGTACAAGGAAACGCAATAAATTGATTATGCTTTTTCTGAAGATTAGTTTAGCTGTGATTATAGTACTTGCTATTACTGGATCATTTTGGTGGACAGTTTCTATTAGTACCTCATCCAGAGGTCAAATATTTCATGGATATAGACGACTTCAGGAGCAACTTGTGTCAGACTTGTTGGTAATTGGAGAGCTTTCTAGTGGTACTGCAAGATTCAAAGATTTGGAATTCTGTTCTGATGAGTCAGAAAACTATGTTCCATGTTTTAATGTTTCCATGAATCTTGAGTTGGGTTTTCCTAAAGGTGAAGAAAATGACCGTCATTGTGGATCTTCATCGCTGCAAAACTGCTTGGTGCTTCCGCCAGCCAATTACAAAATTCCACTTAGGTGGCCTACCGGACAAGATGTCATCTGGGTCTCAAATGTTAAGATCACTGCACAGGAGGTACTTTCATCTGGAAGTTTGACAAAAAG GATGATGATGTTAGAGGAGGATCAGATCTCCTTTCGATCTGCATCTCCAATGTTTGATGGTGTCGAAGACTACTCTCATCAAATTGCAGAAATGATCGGGCTCAGAAATGAATCCAACTTTATACAAGCTGGG GTTAGAACTATCCTGGATATAGGATGTGGTTATGGTAGTTTTGGAGCTCATCTTTTTTCAAAAGAATTATTAACCATGTGCCTTGCGGAGTTTGAGGTTTCTGGCAGTCAGGTTCAACTAACTCTAGAAAGAGGCCTTCCAGCGATGCTTGGATCTTTAACTTCGAAGCAGTTTCCCTACCCGTCACTCTCTTTTGACATGATACATTGTGCTCGATGTGGCGTGGACTGGGACAAGAAAG ACGGTATCCTTCTGATTGAAGTTGATCGAGTCCTGCGTCCTGGTGGATACTTTGTCTGGACTTCACCAGTTACTAATACACAGGGATTCCTTCGTAATAAAGAGAAAGAGAAGCGCTGGAATATTATTCTCAATCTTGCATCGGGTCTTTGCTGGGAGTTGTTATCACAACAAGAGGAAACTGTTGTTTGGAAAAAGACTAGCTTGAAGAAATGTTATGCTTCTAG GAAATCTGGTTCTGGCCCTCCTTTATGTAGTAAGCGCCATGATGTTGAAACTCCTTATTACGGTCCACTCCAAACGTGCATAGGGGGGACACAAAGCCGCAGATGGGTTTCCATTAAAGATAGAGCGCCTTGGCCTGCTAGGTCTAATTTGAAATCCAATGAAATTCAAATTTATG GTCTGGGTCTACATCCAGAGGATCTTGCTGAGGATACCCTAAATTGGAATTCTGCAGTCAAAAATTTTTGGTCTCTACTTTCGCCCCTGATATTTTCAGATCACCCCAAGAGACCTGGTGATGAAGATCCTTCTCCACCGTATAACATGGTCAGAAATGTTCTAGACATGAACGCCCGTTTTGGAGGTTTTAATTCTGCTCTGTTGGAAGCTGGAAAATCTGTTTGGGTCATGAATGTAGTGCCAACAACTGGGCCCAACTACCTTCCTCTAATCCTTGATAGAGGATTTGTTGGCGTACTGCATGACTG GTGTGAAGCATTTCCAACTTACCCAAGGACCTATGATATGGTCCATGCTGAAGGACTTTTATCACTTGAAACTGGTCAGAAGCGAAGATGCTCCATGCAAGATCTGTTCTCTGAGATTGATCGGCTACTTAGACCAGAG GGATGGATCATTCTACGTGACACGACTGCACTAATTGAATCAGCAAGATCCCTCGCGCCACTCTTAAAATGGGAAGCTCGGGTTGTTGAGATAGAGAGTAATAGTGATGAAAGACTCCTTGTTTGTCAAAAGCCTTTCTTCAAGAGACTAGCTAACTAA